The following proteins are encoded in a genomic region of Fervidobacterium pennivorans DSM 9078:
- a CDS encoding DUF342 domain-containing protein, whose product MEVIRVKELTEVFEELEKRYGSKWYEHVHVDVSTDIDGTIRAVVTPIIFKVPKIKQLIIEEHSSELTLKRKDEHLQKTLTTPENLEEKLKEYENPRVHVTISEDEMKAYVTIIPGFEREVPTVEELMKILIESGVVYGIKKDVLEKILEEKLTYQQVVVAEGVEPTPPVDAMIDYKFNTLRDSTSFDEFPTCDEGQVLAEKIPPKDGEPGKTVTGKELPSQKGKDFDIRKYAGENTKVVDNKIIATIKGQPYVDDNGVVHVRNVLVIGERDLEKSQKIDFPGTIIITCNVDGAFKITAGKDLNVNGVVSGSVRIKAGGDVYIRGGFFGRGKGAIVTDGSVTVQFVTEGLVIAKKDVNVQDYIMNSDVIAGRAVKVTGEGLVVGGNVKAVELIEAKKIGNEYGLATNVEVGIDFEYETTKAEITHKLKLLLDELSNTGVNYVKLNFE is encoded by the coding sequence ATGGAAGTTATTAGGGTAAAAGAATTGACGGAGGTTTTCGAGGAACTCGAGAAACGATACGGATCGAAATGGTATGAGCATGTTCATGTTGACGTCAGCACAGATATAGATGGGACTATTCGTGCAGTTGTGACACCGATAATCTTCAAAGTTCCTAAAATAAAACAATTAATTATCGAAGAGCATTCTTCCGAACTTACATTAAAAAGGAAAGATGAACATTTACAAAAGACACTAACTACACCTGAAAATCTTGAAGAGAAACTTAAAGAATATGAGAATCCAAGGGTTCATGTAACGATAAGTGAGGATGAAATGAAAGCATACGTAACCATCATTCCGGGTTTTGAAAGAGAAGTTCCGACAGTTGAAGAACTGATGAAAATCCTGATTGAATCGGGAGTGGTTTATGGAATTAAAAAAGACGTGCTGGAGAAGATTCTTGAAGAGAAGCTAACATACCAGCAAGTTGTGGTTGCGGAAGGTGTTGAGCCAACTCCTCCAGTAGACGCGATGATAGATTACAAATTCAATACATTAAGAGATTCTACAAGTTTCGACGAATTCCCAACGTGTGACGAAGGGCAAGTGCTTGCTGAGAAAATACCTCCCAAAGATGGAGAACCAGGCAAGACCGTGACGGGGAAAGAGTTACCGAGCCAGAAAGGTAAGGATTTTGATATAAGAAAGTATGCTGGAGAGAACACAAAGGTGGTTGATAATAAAATAATAGCTACCATCAAAGGTCAGCCATATGTTGATGACAATGGAGTGGTGCATGTAAGGAACGTTCTTGTAATTGGTGAAAGAGATTTAGAAAAAAGCCAAAAAATTGATTTTCCAGGAACAATTATCATTACATGCAACGTTGATGGGGCATTTAAGATAACCGCAGGAAAGGATTTAAATGTGAATGGTGTGGTTTCCGGTAGCGTCAGAATAAAAGCAGGTGGAGATGTGTACATAAGAGGTGGCTTTTTTGGTAGAGGCAAAGGGGCTATAGTTACCGATGGAAGTGTTACTGTGCAGTTCGTTACAGAAGGTTTAGTGATTGCGAAAAAGGATGTGAATGTGCAAGATTACATAATGAACTCTGATGTGATAGCGGGAAGGGCTGTTAAGGTCACTGGGGAAGGTTTGGTTGTTGGAGGCAATGTGAAAGCAGTTGAGTTAATAGAAGCAAAGAAGATTGGTAACGAATATGGTTTGGCAACAAATGTTGAAGTTGGTATAGATTTTGAATATGAAACTACCAAGGCTGAAATTACACACAAACTGAAATTACTCTTAGATGAGTTGAGTAATACGGGAGTCAACTATGTAAAATTAAATTTTGAGTAG